The Rhipicephalus sanguineus isolate Rsan-2018 chromosome 7, BIME_Rsan_1.4, whole genome shotgun sequence genome includes a window with the following:
- the LOC119400551 gene encoding uncharacterized protein LOC119400551 encodes MDKLKAKRTSRRSLNSRIINEASALLRNDSATHEQLDSIYERLKTNNDELNKINNELESVITDEDFQSEYETILEYEDNATRILAELISRRNRISSTPAEEGSGSGPATNVIATPSERTGAKLPKLTIAPFSGDVCKWTEFWEQFLQIVHNNVTLTTTEKFHYLRQFLKGDAASAVAGLPTTEACYKDAVDLLQKRFGDKTRQEQEYFARLRQLTPVRASGDTRALRQLYDHVLVNIRGLESLGVQRSSFSSMLCDVILRALPRDVVVL; translated from the coding sequence ATGGACAAGCTCAAGGCGAAGCGGACTTCACGACGATCTTTGAACAGCCGGATCATCAATGAGGCAAGTGCCCTACTTCGCAACGACTCCGCAACGCATGAGCAGCTCGATTCCATCTATGAGAGGCTCAAAACGAACAACGATGAGTTGAACAAGATCAACAACGAATTAGAGAGCGTCATCACGGACGAGGACTTCCAGTCCGAGTACGAAACAATTTTAGAGTATGAAGACAACGCGACGCGCATTCTCGCCGAGCTCATAAGCCGTCGGAACCGCATTTCAAGCACACCAGCAGAAGAGGGATCGGGGTCGGGGCCGGCTACCAATGTGATCGCTACACCATCAGAGAGGACGGGAGCCAAGCTGCCGAAGCTCACGATCGCACCCTTTTCTGGGGATGTGTGTAAATGGACGGAGTTCTGGGAGCAGTTTCTCCAGATTGTCCACAACAACGTCACCCTGACTACGACGGAGAAATTCCACTATCTGCGACAGTTTTTAAAAGGAGACGCTGCCTCAGCGGTGGCCGGTCTTCCAACGACTGAAGCATGCTATAAGGACGCTGTAGACTTACTACAGAAGCGCTTCGGGGACAAGACCCGCCAAGAGCAGGAATACTTTGCAAGATTGCGTCAGCTGACTCCTGTTCGAGCATCTGGTGATACAAGAGCCCTCCGACAACTCTACGACCACGTGCTCGTGAACATCCGTGGGCTGGAGTCACTGGGTGTGCAGCGGTCTTCATTTTCGTCGATGCTCTGCGACGTCATACTTAGGGCATTACCCCGAGATGTCGTGGTCCTGTAG